From a single Drosophila sulfurigaster albostrigata strain 15112-1811.04 chromosome 3, ASM2355843v2, whole genome shotgun sequence genomic region:
- the LOC133842140 gene encoding RNA-binding protein 20-like isoform X3 — translation MKWIKYIFLFALLCAVALADLDAPQNDDADDVTATGRSPPPRAPSPLGPRNPPPPRPNGPPAPNGWGR, via the exons ATGAAGTGgattaagtatatatttcttttcgcACTTCTATGTGCTGTTGCATTGGCTGACCTAG aCGCACCTCAGAACGACGATGCCGACGATGTAACTGCAACAGGCCGATCTCCTCCACCTCGTGCTCCATCTCCTCTAGGTCCTCGAAATCCTCCCCCACCTAGACCTAACGGACCACCTGCA